CTCTCCCTGTGGAATCCCTTTCCCCAGGCTTGCGGGATGGGGGTAGTAGACGGCAAGGTTCGAGGGCCAGACGGCCTTCCACGCGTACCGGGCGTAGGATACCGCCGCGTTCCACACCCTCCCATCGAACGGATACATGTGGATCGTTCGGACCGCCTCTCCCCGCGCCTGCGCCAGGTACGTGACCACGCACGACGCCAGGGAGAGTGCGAGCAAAGGGATTTTCTCCAGCCACAATCTCCCCCGCCCCGGGCGGGCGAACGCCCCCGGCATCGATCCCGCCGCCATTCCCGTGCGCCCCAGCGGCCATACGTCCAGGATCAGCAGCACGAAGGGGAACGTCACCAGCATGGGCTTCGACGAAAGCCCGAGCGCGTAGGCCAGGACCACTCCCATGTACCTCCGGATGCAGGGACGCTTCGAGTACCATCCGTACGCCAGCAATCCGAGCGAGAAGAAAAATCCCGAGAGAACATCCTTCCTCTCGGATACCCACGCCACCGACTCCACGTGAAGCGGGTGGACGGCGAACAGCATCGCCGCCACGCCGCTGCGCCACGGGCACCCCGTCATCAGGTACAGCGCGAGAAACAACGCCGAGGATCCCGCCCAATGGATCCCCGCGTTCACCAGGTGGTGGGGTCCGGCGTCCGGACCGAACCATTCCACATCCGCCATGTGCGACAGCCACGTCAACGGGTGCCAGTTCGCCGCGTGGAACGTCGTCCACGACCAGACGAACCCGTCCCGCGTGAGGCCGGACAGGACCTCGGCGTTCCCCGTGACATAGGCGTCGTCATCCAGGTCCACGAACGAAAACCGCGCCCCTTGCGCGTACACCCCCAGAACCAGCGCCAGCAGAAGGAGGACAACCGCCAGGGCACATCGGAGTCGCATTGCGTTTCTCCCGCGCGAGCCGGAATCGTCCCGGCGCCGATCTTTGCGCTATAATATCGCGGCCCGGTCGGATGCGTTACGGGAACCGCGCCGGGTTTTTACCGGGACTGCCGGTCGAAAGGTCCGCAATCCATGCTGCACGGGAAAAAGGTCGTCGTGGTCATGCCGGCGTACAACGCGGAGAAGACCCTTCGGTGGACCTACGAGGAAATACCGCGGGACATCGTGGACGA
The Deltaproteobacteria bacterium DNA segment above includes these coding regions:
- a CDS encoding tetratricopeptide repeat protein yields the protein MRLRCALAVVLLLLALVLGVYAQGARFSFVDLDDDAYVTGNAEVLSGLTRDGFVWSWTTFHAANWHPLTWLSHMADVEWFGPDAGPHHLVNAGIHWAGSSALFLALYLMTGCPWRSGVAAMLFAVHPLHVESVAWVSERKDVLSGFFFSLGLLAYGWYSKRPCIRRYMGVVLAYALGLSSKPMLVTFPFVLLILDVWPLGRTGMAAGSMPGAFARPGRGRLWLEKIPLLALSLASCVVTYLAQARGEAVRTIHMYPFDGRVWNAAVSYARYAWKAVWPSNLAVYYPHPASLGKGIPQGEIVAAGIFLLLSTLAAALWFRRRPYLLAGWLWFLGTLVPVIGLVQVGGQAMADRYAYIPLTGLFLAAVWGSWDLLSGIERGRAVYAAAWGAVLLCLSSVSYVQAGYWRDSVALFTRALAVTEENWFVHNNLGNALLERGRAPEAIPHLLTSLRIKPGNAMAHANLGRALRNVGRKSEGEAHCREALRLEPGNVPAKINMAVFLAESGRIDDAILHLRDAIRGFPARWEAFYNLGVLLRATGLEVEAKKMFREAARLRPQDERIRVQLRDLPGGGG